Proteins from a genomic interval of Zingiber officinale cultivar Zhangliang chromosome 2A, Zo_v1.1, whole genome shotgun sequence:
- the LOC122040610 gene encoding protein NETWORKED 1A-like isoform X2 yields MATISHSGSRRLYSWWWNSHISPKNSKWLQENLSDMDSKIKVMIKIIEEDADSFAKRAEMYYKKRPELMKLVEEFYRAYRALAERYDNATGVLRQAHQTMAVVFPNQIPLEVSDELPMDSEMFELFDGDDEAMKMDRPFPEEIDLKNLPEMFTLEKLKEMEELQKVREENNRVNEQKLSSTLKIIDLQDQIISLRGIKGKLQDEVKLFKEEKELQYQELCEIKEDRNNLEKLKEKVEEENNRLNEQSLMFTVEMLNLKDEIVFLKDSKAKLNEELEICREDLHELVKKHEHELEHLHEKLQDMELIKLSIEEELERVRQENTKLGEELERCRGEKEVLNSAQRHSILQEQIQAVTMEMENLQAMIKELKDGNNDLKEIIKNHECQQVVNSDNLRKIQSMSEQNAILEASLSDANEELETLRENVTILEKRCENIRRRVFLDGDEKDVLLSHMDVAARNIEKLLGRNTFLENSLSDVNVELNTLKGNFKIIDECCQSLHGQKYSLLSEKDTLQTKVERISWSLRNLESSYTELEGKCSNLEREKASALQKVAELQEFLRLEKEKHQSLIHSSKSQLSALENQLHLGEQQCWKMEEELEVERQMVINGQIEVFILQRCLHDIEQTCITKEKEIAFFEKKSEKLRGWIIQITNMLEIDLKWGSLDDAKEEFLLQLILHEVRRLINSISEAHDEKQILILEKAVVVTLLQQFGLYVADLRGEVLACNIETQSREKEFAVLIEKNNKIFEANKQLEEKLQSSNQREELLKDEADILFRQLSQLQEAHRKLQRQTARMVEENQLLSKKLNAVTIMKDNLEEETNFLLVEIMTLDYLCASLTSYLAETGLELKLVSDERDYLCKAQDELIKEIMLVHRKVKMLELENKQLELSFIDLNECRRCLSRLHNDMNMARNVINACEDKLLLDKDMVQVTKSELHRNIEESKIKVIEAKLAKQEMEKSDNCGIRKDYQAEISSLLNDIQSATVCVTFFRDKVIEQILQCESIQRNGMLHRKALHDEIMIRDETVNELKEKVNSLEVDNRRLNKEVNTYMSILETFLDDINILEEQSQSFGKYHPSPSNQGKQGNQVSHMYKKQETSQSHGTRSQLGIPELCHLKAKIRALQKMVKDTRNLLELERLDSNASLEAAWHEIEALRSKDNSDNSSRKKKYEKIMRDIELDIVLNASSLPTQLKDIHSHEGRKRENVKETFYQRLEMWGTTEKDSSKQKQKSPIVIEEVERSHASNELVSEKELGVDKLGESKKSEIESDHERNQMEMERLCSNAQRLLALQASVQEQHKKMEALENINSTSLEFDAVKVQLKEAEGTISKLVELNSKLTNKAGDLTESNDEVREIKKDAGSRNRRQISDRAEKVSEKIGKLELELQKLQLQVQKMEEEENRIRKTKIVDKSGMLLKEYIYGKREVRKKKRGSCRCMRPKTKGD; encoded by the exons ATGGCAACAATTTCTCACTCCGGGTCGAGGCGCTTGTATTCATGGTGGTGGAACAGCCATATCAGTCCTAAGAATTCTAAGTGGCTTCAGGAGAACCTCTCAG ATATGGATAGCAAGATAAAAGTTATGATCAAGATCATAGAAGAGGATGCTGATTCATTTGCAAAACGAGCAGAAATGTACTACAAGAAGAGACCTGAGCTTATGAAACTAGTGGAGGAATTCTACCGCGCTTACCGCGCTTTGGCGGAGAGATATGACAATGCCACCGGGGTTCTTCGCCAGGCTCATCAAACAATGGCTGTTGTTTTTCCAAACCAGATCCCACTTGAAGTTTCTGATGAGCTGCCGATGGATTCTGAAATGTTTGAACTTTTTGATGGTGATGATGAGGCCATGAAGATGGATAGACCTTTTCCGGAGGAGATCGATCTGAAGAACTTGCCTGAGATGTTTACACTTGAGAAGCTTAAAGAAATGGAAGAACTTCAGAAGGTCAGGGAGGAAAACAACAGAGTGAATGAGCAAAAACTTTCATCTACTCTCAAGATAATCGATCTTCAGGATCAGATAATTTCTCTGAGAGGAATCAAAGGAAAGCTTCAAGATGAAGTGAAGTTGTTCAAGGAGGAAAAGGAGCTGCAGTATCAGGAGCTCTGTGAAATCAAAGAAGACCGAAACAATTTAGAGAAACTGAAGGAGAAGGTCGAGGAGGAAAACAACAGACTGAATGAACAAAGTCTTATGTTTACTgtagaaatgctaaatctgaaggaTGAGATAGTTTTCCTGAAGGATTCGAAGGCCAAACTGAATGAAGAACTTGAAATTTGCAGAGAGGATCTACATGAACTTGTCAAGAAACATGAGCATGAATTGGAACACTTGCATGAGAAATTGCAAGACATGGAACTGATCAAGTTGAGCATAGAGGAAGAATTAGAGAGGGTTAGGCAGGAGAATACCAAACTTGGAGAAGAACTCGAACGATGTAGAGGGGAGAAGGAAGTTCTTAATTCAGCACAGAGGCACAGTATCTTGCAAGAGCAAATACAAGCAGTCACTATGGAGATGGAGAATCTTCAGGCAATGATAAAAGAGTTGAAAGATGGAAACAATGACTTGAAGGAGATCATCAAGAACCATGAGTGTCAACAAGTTGTTAACTCAGACAACCTTAGAAAGATTCAATCGATGTCGGAGCAGAATGCCATACTGGAAGCTTCACTTTCAGATGCAAATGAAGAACTGGAAACATTAAGAGAGAATGttacaattttagaaaagagatgtGAAAATATCAGGAGAAGGGTTTTTCTGGACGGAGATGAAAAGGATGTGCTCCTCTCTCATATGGATGTGGCTGCTCGGAACATCGAGAAACTCCTGGGAAGAAATACATTCTTGGAGAACTCCCTCTCTGATGTGAATGTTGAACTAAATACACTGAAAGGAAATTTCAAGATCATAGATGAATGTTGTCAATCTCTTCATGGTCAGAAATACTCACTTCTTTCTGAAAAGGATACTCTTCAGACAAAG GTCGAAAGAATCAGCTGGAGTTTAAGGAACTTGGAGAGTAGCTACACTGAATTAGAAGGTAAATGCTCAAATCTGGAGCGCGAAAAAGCTTCGGCACTTCAAAAGGTTGCTGAATTGCAAGAATTTCTGAGGCTCGAAAAGGAAAAGCATCAATCTCTCATTCATTCGAGTAAAAGTCAGCTGAGTGCATTAGAAAACCAGCTCCACCTTGGGGAACAGCAGTGTTGGAAAATGGAGGAAGAACTGGAAGTGGAACGGCAAATGGTCATCAATGGTCAGATTGAAGTATTCATCTTGCAAAGATGTTTACATGATATCGAGCAAACGTGCATCACTAAAGAGAAAGAAATTGCATTCTTTGAAAAGAAAAGTGAGAAATTAAGGGGCTGGATCATTCAGATAACAAACATGCTTGAGATTGATCTGAAATGGGGTTCATTGGATGATGCCAAAGAAGAATTTCTTTTACAGCTTATTTTGCATGAAGTCAGACGCTTGATCAATTCTATTTCAGAGGCACACGACGAGAAGCAAATTCTGATTCTTGAAAAAGCAGTGGTTGTTACTCTTCTTCAGCAGTTTGGATTGTATGTCGCCGATCTTAGAGGAGAAGTTTTGGCTTGTAACATAGAAACTCAATCAAGGGAAAAGGAATTTGCAGTGCTAATAGAAAAGAACAATAAAATTTTCGAGGCTAACAAACAATTGGAGGAAAAGTTGCAGAGTAGCAACCAGAGGGAGGAGCTTTTGAAGGATGAAGCAGACATTCTATTCAGGCAGTTGTCACAGTTACAAGAGGCTCATCGCAAGTTGCAAAGGCAAACCGCTAGAATGGTCGAAGAAAACCAGCTTCTTTCGAAGAAACTAAATGCAGTGACAATAATGAAGGACAACTTGGAGGAGGAGACCAACTTCTTGCTTGTAGAGATCATGACCTTAGATTACCTTTGCGCGTCGCTCACGAGTTACCTTGCTGAGACAGGATTGGAGTTGAAGCTGGTGAGTGATGAAAGGGACTATCTTTGCAAGGCGCAAGATGAACTGATCAAGGAGATAATGCTGGTCCATAGAAAAGTTAAAATGCTTGAACTTGAGAACAAACAGCTTGAATTATCATTCATCGACTTGAACGAGTGCAGAAGATGTTTGTCGAGGCTTCACAATGATATGAACATGGCTAGAAATGTAATCAATGCTTGTGAAGATAAGCTATTACTAGATAAAGACATGGTGCAAGTTACAAAATCAGAGTTGCACAGGAACATAGAAGAATCTAAGATCAAGGTTATCGAAGCTAAGTTAGCTAAACAAGAAATGGAGAAAAGTGATAATTGTGGAATCAGAAAAGACTATCAAGCAGAAATTTCATCATTGCTGAACGACATACAGAGTGCCACAGTTTGTGTAACATTCTTTAGAGATAAAGTAATTGAACAGATACTGCAATGTGAAAGCATACAGAGAAATGGGATGCTGCACAGGAAAGCTTTACATGATGAAATCATGATCAGAGATGAAACAGTCAATGAACTGAAGGAGAAAGTGAATAGCCTCGAGGTTGACAACAGAAGATTGAACAAAGAAGTCAATACGTATATGTCAATTCTAGAGACTTTCTTGGATGATATCAATATCTTGGAAGAACAGTCTCAATCTTTTGGGAAATACCATCCATCACCAAGCAACCAGGGAAAACAG ggAAACCAAGTCAGCCATATGTACAAGAAGCAAGAGACAAGCCAATCTCATGGCACTCGATCGCAGCTAGGAATCCCAGAATTGTGCCACTTAAAAGCGAAGATCAGGGCACTTCAGAAGATGGTGAAGGATACCAGGAACCTCTTGGAGCTGGAAAGGTTAGACTCAAATGCTAGCTTAGAGGCTGCATGGCACGAAATAGAAGCACTGAGATCAAAAGACAACTCTGATAACAGTAGCCGcaagaaaaaatatgaaaagaTTATGAGAGATATAGAGCTTGACATTGTGTTGAATGCTTCATCACTGCCAACACAATTGAAGGACATCCATTCTCATgaaggaagaaagagagaaaatgtCAAGGAAACCTTTTATCAAAGGCTCGAAATGTGGGGAACAACTGAAAAGGATAGCAGTAAACAAAAGCAGAAATCGCCCATCGTAATTGAGGAAGTGGAAAGAAGCCATGCTTCAAATGAGCTGGTATCTGAGAAAGAGTTGGGCGTTGACAAATTAGGGGAGTCTAAAAAATCTGAGATAGAATCCGACCATGAACGGAACCAAATGGAGATGGAGAGGCTTTGTTCTAATGCACAGAGGCTCTTGGCACTTCAAGCAAGTGTTCAAGAACAACACAAGAAAATGGAAGCACTAGAAAACATCAACAGCACCTCACTTGAATTCGATGCTGTCAAAGTACAATTGAAGGAGGCTGAGGGAACCATCTCTAAGCTGGTTGAGCTCAACAGCAAGTTAACAAATAAAGCTGGAGACTTGACTGAATCCAACGACGAAGTCAGGGAGATTAAGAAAGATGCAGGAAGCAGAAACAGAAGGCAAATCTCAGATCGGGCTGAGAAGGTGTCTGAAAAAATTGGAAAGCTGGAGTTGGAGCTGCAGAAATTGCAGTTACAAGTGCAgaaaatggaagaagaagaaaacagaatcaGAAAGACTAAAATTGTGGATAAATCTGGAATGCTTCTGAAAGAATACATATATGGAAAGAGAGAAGTTCGTAAGAAGAAGAGAGGCTCCTGTCGATGCATGAGGCCAAAGACAAAGGGTGACTGA
- the LOC122040610 gene encoding protein NETWORKED 1A-like isoform X1, with protein MATISHSGSRRLYSWWWNSHISPKNSKWLQENLSDMDSKIKVMIKIIEEDADSFAKRAEMYYKKRPELMKLVEEFYRAYRALAERYDNATGVLRQAHQTMAVVFPNQIPLEVSDELPMDSEMFELFDGDDEAMKMDRPFPEEIDLKNLPEMFTLEKLKEMEELQKVREENNRVNEQKLSSTLKIIDLQDQIISLRGIKGKLQDEVKLFKEEKELQYQELCEIKEDRNNLEKLKEKVEEENNRLNEQSLMFTVEMLNLKDEIVFLKDSKAKLNEELEICREDLHELVKKHEHELEHLHEKLQDMELIKLSIEEELERVRQENTKLGEELERCRGEKEVLNSAQRHSILQEQIQAVTMEMENLQAMIKELKDGNNDLKEIIKNHECQQVVNSDNLRKIQSMSEQNAILEASLSDANEELETLRENVTILEKRCENIRRRVFLDGDEKDVLLSHMDVAARNIEKLLGRNTFLENSLSDVNVELNTLKGNFKIIDECCQSLHGQKYSLLSEKDTLQTKSLAQVERISWSLRNLESSYTELEGKCSNLEREKASALQKVAELQEFLRLEKEKHQSLIHSSKSQLSALENQLHLGEQQCWKMEEELEVERQMVINGQIEVFILQRCLHDIEQTCITKEKEIAFFEKKSEKLRGWIIQITNMLEIDLKWGSLDDAKEEFLLQLILHEVRRLINSISEAHDEKQILILEKAVVVTLLQQFGLYVADLRGEVLACNIETQSREKEFAVLIEKNNKIFEANKQLEEKLQSSNQREELLKDEADILFRQLSQLQEAHRKLQRQTARMVEENQLLSKKLNAVTIMKDNLEEETNFLLVEIMTLDYLCASLTSYLAETGLELKLVSDERDYLCKAQDELIKEIMLVHRKVKMLELENKQLELSFIDLNECRRCLSRLHNDMNMARNVINACEDKLLLDKDMVQVTKSELHRNIEESKIKVIEAKLAKQEMEKSDNCGIRKDYQAEISSLLNDIQSATVCVTFFRDKVIEQILQCESIQRNGMLHRKALHDEIMIRDETVNELKEKVNSLEVDNRRLNKEVNTYMSILETFLDDINILEEQSQSFGKYHPSPSNQGKQGNQVSHMYKKQETSQSHGTRSQLGIPELCHLKAKIRALQKMVKDTRNLLELERLDSNASLEAAWHEIEALRSKDNSDNSSRKKKYEKIMRDIELDIVLNASSLPTQLKDIHSHEGRKRENVKETFYQRLEMWGTTEKDSSKQKQKSPIVIEEVERSHASNELVSEKELGVDKLGESKKSEIESDHERNQMEMERLCSNAQRLLALQASVQEQHKKMEALENINSTSLEFDAVKVQLKEAEGTISKLVELNSKLTNKAGDLTESNDEVREIKKDAGSRNRRQISDRAEKVSEKIGKLELELQKLQLQVQKMEEEENRIRKTKIVDKSGMLLKEYIYGKREVRKKKRGSCRCMRPKTKGD; from the exons ATGGCAACAATTTCTCACTCCGGGTCGAGGCGCTTGTATTCATGGTGGTGGAACAGCCATATCAGTCCTAAGAATTCTAAGTGGCTTCAGGAGAACCTCTCAG ATATGGATAGCAAGATAAAAGTTATGATCAAGATCATAGAAGAGGATGCTGATTCATTTGCAAAACGAGCAGAAATGTACTACAAGAAGAGACCTGAGCTTATGAAACTAGTGGAGGAATTCTACCGCGCTTACCGCGCTTTGGCGGAGAGATATGACAATGCCACCGGGGTTCTTCGCCAGGCTCATCAAACAATGGCTGTTGTTTTTCCAAACCAGATCCCACTTGAAGTTTCTGATGAGCTGCCGATGGATTCTGAAATGTTTGAACTTTTTGATGGTGATGATGAGGCCATGAAGATGGATAGACCTTTTCCGGAGGAGATCGATCTGAAGAACTTGCCTGAGATGTTTACACTTGAGAAGCTTAAAGAAATGGAAGAACTTCAGAAGGTCAGGGAGGAAAACAACAGAGTGAATGAGCAAAAACTTTCATCTACTCTCAAGATAATCGATCTTCAGGATCAGATAATTTCTCTGAGAGGAATCAAAGGAAAGCTTCAAGATGAAGTGAAGTTGTTCAAGGAGGAAAAGGAGCTGCAGTATCAGGAGCTCTGTGAAATCAAAGAAGACCGAAACAATTTAGAGAAACTGAAGGAGAAGGTCGAGGAGGAAAACAACAGACTGAATGAACAAAGTCTTATGTTTACTgtagaaatgctaaatctgaaggaTGAGATAGTTTTCCTGAAGGATTCGAAGGCCAAACTGAATGAAGAACTTGAAATTTGCAGAGAGGATCTACATGAACTTGTCAAGAAACATGAGCATGAATTGGAACACTTGCATGAGAAATTGCAAGACATGGAACTGATCAAGTTGAGCATAGAGGAAGAATTAGAGAGGGTTAGGCAGGAGAATACCAAACTTGGAGAAGAACTCGAACGATGTAGAGGGGAGAAGGAAGTTCTTAATTCAGCACAGAGGCACAGTATCTTGCAAGAGCAAATACAAGCAGTCACTATGGAGATGGAGAATCTTCAGGCAATGATAAAAGAGTTGAAAGATGGAAACAATGACTTGAAGGAGATCATCAAGAACCATGAGTGTCAACAAGTTGTTAACTCAGACAACCTTAGAAAGATTCAATCGATGTCGGAGCAGAATGCCATACTGGAAGCTTCACTTTCAGATGCAAATGAAGAACTGGAAACATTAAGAGAGAATGttacaattttagaaaagagatgtGAAAATATCAGGAGAAGGGTTTTTCTGGACGGAGATGAAAAGGATGTGCTCCTCTCTCATATGGATGTGGCTGCTCGGAACATCGAGAAACTCCTGGGAAGAAATACATTCTTGGAGAACTCCCTCTCTGATGTGAATGTTGAACTAAATACACTGAAAGGAAATTTCAAGATCATAGATGAATGTTGTCAATCTCTTCATGGTCAGAAATACTCACTTCTTTCTGAAAAGGATACTCTTCAGACAAAG TCATTGGCTCAGGTCGAAAGAATCAGCTGGAGTTTAAGGAACTTGGAGAGTAGCTACACTGAATTAGAAGGTAAATGCTCAAATCTGGAGCGCGAAAAAGCTTCGGCACTTCAAAAGGTTGCTGAATTGCAAGAATTTCTGAGGCTCGAAAAGGAAAAGCATCAATCTCTCATTCATTCGAGTAAAAGTCAGCTGAGTGCATTAGAAAACCAGCTCCACCTTGGGGAACAGCAGTGTTGGAAAATGGAGGAAGAACTGGAAGTGGAACGGCAAATGGTCATCAATGGTCAGATTGAAGTATTCATCTTGCAAAGATGTTTACATGATATCGAGCAAACGTGCATCACTAAAGAGAAAGAAATTGCATTCTTTGAAAAGAAAAGTGAGAAATTAAGGGGCTGGATCATTCAGATAACAAACATGCTTGAGATTGATCTGAAATGGGGTTCATTGGATGATGCCAAAGAAGAATTTCTTTTACAGCTTATTTTGCATGAAGTCAGACGCTTGATCAATTCTATTTCAGAGGCACACGACGAGAAGCAAATTCTGATTCTTGAAAAAGCAGTGGTTGTTACTCTTCTTCAGCAGTTTGGATTGTATGTCGCCGATCTTAGAGGAGAAGTTTTGGCTTGTAACATAGAAACTCAATCAAGGGAAAAGGAATTTGCAGTGCTAATAGAAAAGAACAATAAAATTTTCGAGGCTAACAAACAATTGGAGGAAAAGTTGCAGAGTAGCAACCAGAGGGAGGAGCTTTTGAAGGATGAAGCAGACATTCTATTCAGGCAGTTGTCACAGTTACAAGAGGCTCATCGCAAGTTGCAAAGGCAAACCGCTAGAATGGTCGAAGAAAACCAGCTTCTTTCGAAGAAACTAAATGCAGTGACAATAATGAAGGACAACTTGGAGGAGGAGACCAACTTCTTGCTTGTAGAGATCATGACCTTAGATTACCTTTGCGCGTCGCTCACGAGTTACCTTGCTGAGACAGGATTGGAGTTGAAGCTGGTGAGTGATGAAAGGGACTATCTTTGCAAGGCGCAAGATGAACTGATCAAGGAGATAATGCTGGTCCATAGAAAAGTTAAAATGCTTGAACTTGAGAACAAACAGCTTGAATTATCATTCATCGACTTGAACGAGTGCAGAAGATGTTTGTCGAGGCTTCACAATGATATGAACATGGCTAGAAATGTAATCAATGCTTGTGAAGATAAGCTATTACTAGATAAAGACATGGTGCAAGTTACAAAATCAGAGTTGCACAGGAACATAGAAGAATCTAAGATCAAGGTTATCGAAGCTAAGTTAGCTAAACAAGAAATGGAGAAAAGTGATAATTGTGGAATCAGAAAAGACTATCAAGCAGAAATTTCATCATTGCTGAACGACATACAGAGTGCCACAGTTTGTGTAACATTCTTTAGAGATAAAGTAATTGAACAGATACTGCAATGTGAAAGCATACAGAGAAATGGGATGCTGCACAGGAAAGCTTTACATGATGAAATCATGATCAGAGATGAAACAGTCAATGAACTGAAGGAGAAAGTGAATAGCCTCGAGGTTGACAACAGAAGATTGAACAAAGAAGTCAATACGTATATGTCAATTCTAGAGACTTTCTTGGATGATATCAATATCTTGGAAGAACAGTCTCAATCTTTTGGGAAATACCATCCATCACCAAGCAACCAGGGAAAACAG ggAAACCAAGTCAGCCATATGTACAAGAAGCAAGAGACAAGCCAATCTCATGGCACTCGATCGCAGCTAGGAATCCCAGAATTGTGCCACTTAAAAGCGAAGATCAGGGCACTTCAGAAGATGGTGAAGGATACCAGGAACCTCTTGGAGCTGGAAAGGTTAGACTCAAATGCTAGCTTAGAGGCTGCATGGCACGAAATAGAAGCACTGAGATCAAAAGACAACTCTGATAACAGTAGCCGcaagaaaaaatatgaaaagaTTATGAGAGATATAGAGCTTGACATTGTGTTGAATGCTTCATCACTGCCAACACAATTGAAGGACATCCATTCTCATgaaggaagaaagagagaaaatgtCAAGGAAACCTTTTATCAAAGGCTCGAAATGTGGGGAACAACTGAAAAGGATAGCAGTAAACAAAAGCAGAAATCGCCCATCGTAATTGAGGAAGTGGAAAGAAGCCATGCTTCAAATGAGCTGGTATCTGAGAAAGAGTTGGGCGTTGACAAATTAGGGGAGTCTAAAAAATCTGAGATAGAATCCGACCATGAACGGAACCAAATGGAGATGGAGAGGCTTTGTTCTAATGCACAGAGGCTCTTGGCACTTCAAGCAAGTGTTCAAGAACAACACAAGAAAATGGAAGCACTAGAAAACATCAACAGCACCTCACTTGAATTCGATGCTGTCAAAGTACAATTGAAGGAGGCTGAGGGAACCATCTCTAAGCTGGTTGAGCTCAACAGCAAGTTAACAAATAAAGCTGGAGACTTGACTGAATCCAACGACGAAGTCAGGGAGATTAAGAAAGATGCAGGAAGCAGAAACAGAAGGCAAATCTCAGATCGGGCTGAGAAGGTGTCTGAAAAAATTGGAAAGCTGGAGTTGGAGCTGCAGAAATTGCAGTTACAAGTGCAgaaaatggaagaagaagaaaacagaatcaGAAAGACTAAAATTGTGGATAAATCTGGAATGCTTCTGAAAGAATACATATATGGAAAGAGAGAAGTTCGTAAGAAGAAGAGAGGCTCCTGTCGATGCATGAGGCCAAAGACAAAGGGTGACTGA